The following coding sequences lie in one Arachis ipaensis cultivar K30076 chromosome B03, Araip1.1, whole genome shotgun sequence genomic window:
- the LOC107628723 gene encoding uncharacterized protein LOC107628723 isoform X2, producing the protein MKNHKPLFFITIFTVLVAVVPTVQLVVASSPPSSSSSSSSSRNVGEWEILTKHNFSSQIQLYPHILLLLTIPWSGEARSLMKDVSLMVSDRFEEFGNLKLMYMHRNIEKMLADSLGASADGISVLYFHYSVSYKYRGRFNARNILSSLRPYMFLAPEEVPLKSLNTPEDLRVFVDSTDKVLVLVDFCGWTPKLLAKSRKNGTENGFSMRGDHLGMGFSGGNDKLPVSSGKTNQKVPENHMCKAELGINNGFCEAPGLGESASVNDGLLEDSKDTTFHVPYSCSPEQFEWFHSFYLKFMTAVREFFLPPERHKFGLVSDKSMLSSLGVDESGSWFAVLYQAGCSSCSKIIKVEDDLNYVLQMNNYFVKELEGNGHDRDPILPANKPSVLLFVDRSSDSSETRGKSKEALDAFRVLAQHYNVVNQAGNNSNDNHVKVSIQDYHEWKSKSEHPKLKLSMTAQKIKLKEKLSSIMLLKDGQQLRLENIASDIKASSLSEIFGYLLQQKKASKLSSLAKDLGFQLLSDDIDIKSANAEQPLSEFQSNQISTETSQEGHTDTVEQENAPHRSAIELQNNPNLNDPSSQHDEVKPPTIVSSNDIKYGDSEESVGDQDLSAANLKLETEDSSDGYTIGEGKSHFIGFNGSFFYSDGNYQLLKSLTGGSTIPSLVIVDPFWQQHYVYPEEETFDFSSVHAFLSEFLNGTLYPYQRSGHVLKGQREATRPPFVNLDFHELDSIPRITTCTFSELVIGFNLSNKENASNAWNKDVLVLFSNSWCAFCQRMEMVVREVYLAIKDYANMLKSGSQDVKEGLDYVTLKLPEIYLLDCTLNDCDLILKSANQGEVYPALILFPAEIKKAILYQGDMAVIDIMKFVADHGSNFHNLIKEKVLWVSERVVKNQDLYDTLQTEIHEESLHKHSKYVAAPVHDNMVDEVVRPNVMNSPVSDGSHEALSQVMTGSVLIATEKLSGVQPFDRAKILIVAADQLTGFQGLIINKPIEWNVLPTLQEGFEKLKEAPLSFGGPVMQSGLPLSSLTTVSGGSSPEILPGIYFLDQVTTIRRIEELKSANKPADNYWFFLGFSSWGWDQLYHEMAAGAWNLSDDGVRHLNWP; encoded by the exons ATGAAGAATCACAAACCACTATTCTTCATCACCATATTCACGGTGCTAGTCGCAGTGGTACCTACCGTACAACTAGTTGTAGCATCgtcaccaccatcatcatcatcatcatcatcatcatcgcgcAACGTTGGCGAATGGGAGATCCTCACCAAACACAATTTCTCTTCTCAGATCCAACTCTATCCCCACATCCTCCTTCTCCTCACTATTCCAT GGTCTGGTGAGGCTCGTTCTCTTATGAAGGATGTGTCACTAATGGTTTCTGATAGGTTTGAAGAGTTTGGCAATCTGAAATTGATGTATATGCATAGGAATATTGAGAAGATGCTGGCAGATTCCCTTGGTGCTAGTGCTGATGGGATATCAGTGCTTTATTTTCATTATTCCGTGTCTTACAAGTACAGAGGGAGGTTCAATGCCAGGAACATTTTGTCTTCATTGCGTCCTTACATGTTTCTTGCGCCTGAGGAGGTTCCTCTCAAATCCCTCAACACTCCTGAGGATTTGAGAGTCTTCGTCGATTCAACCGATAAGGTTCTGGTTCTTGTTGACTTTTGTGGTTGGACCCCGAAGCTGCTAGCCAAGAGTAGGAAAAATGGAACAGAAAATGGGTTTAGCATGCGAG GTGATCACCTTGGAATGGGCTTTAGCGGAGGGAATGACAAACTTCCAGTATCAAGTGGGAAGACTAACCAGAAGGTGCCTG AGAATCATATGTGCAAGGCGGAACTTGGTATCAATAATGGGTTCTGTGAAGCTCCTGGGCTTGGGGAATCTGCCTCAGTAAATGATGGTCTTCTTGAGGATTCTAAGGATACAACTTTTCATGTTCCATATTCCTGTTCACCTGAACAATTCGAATGGTTTCATTCTTTTTACTTGAAATTCATGACTGCTGTGAGAGAATTCTTTCTGCCTCCAGAACGACATAAATTTGGTCTGGTTTCAGATAAATCAATGCTTTCATCCCTTGGTGTTGATGAATCTGGTTCGTGGTTTGCAGTTCTCTACCAAGCTGGGTGTTCAAGTTGTTCAAAAATTATTAAAGTAGAGGATGACTTGAACTATGTTTTGCAGATGAATAATTATTTTGTCAAAGAG CTGGAAGGTAATGGACATGATCGGGATCCAATTCTACCAGCAAACAAGCCATCAGTACTTTTATTTGTTGATAGATCATCTGACTCCTCTGAGACTAGGGGAAAAAGTAAGGAAGCACTTGATGCTTTTAGAGTATTGGCACAACACTATAATGTTGTGAATCAAGCAGGTAATAATAGCAATGATAATCATGTGAAAGTTTCTATCCAAGATTATCATGAGTGGAAGAGTAAATCTGAGCATCCCAAGTTAAAGTTGTCTATGACAGCTCAGAAGATTAAACTAAAGGAGAAGCTGTCTTCCATCATGCTTCTAAAAGATGGTCAGCAACTTCGTTTGGAAAATATAGCTTCGGATATAAAAGCTAGTTCTTTGAGTGAGATCTTTGGTTACCTTCTCCAGCAAAAGAAGGCTTCAAAACTTAGTTCCCTTGCAAAGGATTTAGGTTTCCAACTTTTATCTGATGATATTGATATCAAGTCAGCAAATGCTGAACAACCACTGTCAGAGTTTcagtcaaatcaaatttcaacagAAACTTCTCAAGAAGGCCATACGGATACTGTAGAGCAGGAAAATGCTCCACATAGATCTGCTATTGAGCTTCAGAACAATCCCAATTTAAATGATCCATCTTCTCAGCATGACGAAGTGAAGCCACCTACTATTGTCTCGAGTAATGATATAAAATATGGGGACTCTGAAGAATCTGTTGGTGATCAAGATCTTTCTGCTGCCAACTTGAAACTGGAAACAGAAGATTCTTCAGATGGGTACACGATCGGGGAAGGAAAGTCTCATTTTATTGGTTTTAATGGTTCTTTTTTCTATTCTGATGGAAATTACCAGTTACTTAAAAGTCTAACTGGGGGTTCTACAATTCCATCTTTGGTTATAGTTGACCCCTTTTGGCAACAACACTATGTTTACCCTGAAGAGGAAACTTTCGACTTTTCTTCAGTGCATGCTTTTCTTTCCGAGTTTCTTAATGGAACCCTGTATCCATATCAGCGGTCAGGACATGTTCTTAAAGGCCAAAGGGAGGCCACCCGTCCTCCATTTGTTAATTTGGATTTTCATGAGCTGGACTCTATACCTAGGATCACGACTTGCACTTTCTCTGAACTTGTTATTGGTTTCAACCTGtctaataaagaaaatgcttCTAATGCATGGAATAAAGATGTGTTGGTCTTGTTTAGCAATAGTTGGTGTGCATTTTGCCAGAGAATGGAAATGGTTGTACGGGAAGTATATTTGGCCATCAAGGACTATGCAAATATGTTGAAGAGTGGATCCCAGGATGTGAAAG AAGGCTTGGATTATGTTACGCTGAAGCTTCCTGAAATCTACTTATTAGATTGTACGTTGAATGACTGTGACTTGATATTGAAGTCAGCAAATCAG GGCGAGGTTTATCCTGCACTGATTTTATTTCCGGCAGAAATCAAGAAAGCTATTCTTTATCAAGGAGATATGGCAGTAATTGATATTATGAAGTTTGTGGCTGACCATGGAAGTAACTTTCATAATCTTATCAAGGAGAAAG TTCTTTGGGTATCTGAGAGGGTAGTGAAGAATCAAGATTTGTATGATACTTTGCAAACTGAAATCCATGAAGAATCACTTCATAAACACAGCAAATATGTTGCAGCCCCAGTTCATGATAACATGGTGGACGAGGTCGTCAGACCTAATGTGATGAATTCACCTGTATCAGATGGATCACATGAAGCATTGTCTCAAGTGATGACTGGTTCAGTGCTAATTGCCACAGAAAAGCTTTCTGGGGTTCAGCCATTTGACAGAGCGAAGATTCTCATCGTGGCAGCTGATCAATTAACCGGATTTCAAGGTCTTATCATTAACAAGCCTATAGAATGGAATGTTCTGCCTACACTCCAAGAAGGATTTGAAAAGCTTAAGGAGGCTCCTCTATCCTTTGGTGGTCCAGTTATGCAATCTGGACTGCCTCTTTCATCTTTAACAACAGTTTCCGGTGGTTCTTCACCCGAAATCCTTCCCGGAATTTACTTTCTTGATCAGGTAACAACAATTCGAAGAATCGAGGAACTAAAGTCAGCAAATAAACCAGCTGATAATTACTGGTTTTTCCTCGGGTTCTCAAGTTGGGGTTGGGACCAGTTATATCATGAAATGGCAGCAGGAGCATGGAACTTGAGTGATGATGGCGTGAGACATTTAAATTGGCCATGA
- the LOC107628723 gene encoding uncharacterized protein LOC107628723 isoform X5 yields MGDPHQTQFLFSDPTLSPHPPSPHYSMFEEFGNLKLMYMHRNIEKMLADSLGASADGISVLYFHYSVSYKYRGRFNARNILSSLRPYMFLAPEEVPLKSLNTPEDLRVFVDSTDKVLVLVDFCGWTPKLLAKSRKNGTENGFSMRGDHLGMGFSGGNDKLPVSSGKTNQKVPENHMCKAELGINNGFCEAPGLGESASVNDGLLEDSKDTTFHVPYSCSPEQFEWFHSFYLKFMTAVREFFLPPERHKFGLVSDKSMLSSLGVDESGSWFAVLYQAGCSSCSKIIKVEDDLNYVLQMNNYFVKELEGNGHDRDPILPANKPSVLLFVDRSSDSSETRGKSKEALDAFRVLAQHYNVVNQAGNNSNDNHVKVSIQDYHEWKSKSEHPKLKLSMTAQKIKLKEKLSSIMLLKDGQQLRLENIASDIKASSLSEIFGYLLQQKKASKLSSLAKDLGFQLLSDDIDIKSANAEQPLSEFQSNQISTETSQEGHTDTVEQENAPHRSAIELQNNPNLNDPSSQHDEVKPPTIVSSNDIKYGDSEESVGDQDLSAANLKLETEDSSDGYTIGEGKSHFIGFNGSFFYSDGNYQLLKSLTGGSTIPSLVIVDPFWQQHYVYPEEETFDFSSVHAFLSEFLNGTLYPYQRSGHVLKGQREATRPPFVNLDFHELDSIPRITTCTFSELVIGFNLSNKENASNAWNKDVLVLFSNSWCAFCQRMEMVVREVYLAIKDYANMLKSGSQDVKEGLDYVTLKLPEIYLLDCTLNDCDLILKSANQGEVYPALILFPAEIKKAILYQGDMAVIDIMKFVADHGSNFHNLIKEKAVLWVSERVVKNQDLYDTLQTEIHEESLHKHSKYVAAPVHDNMVDEVVRPNVMNSPVSDGSHEALSQVMTGSVLIATEKLSGVQPFDRAKILIVAADQLTGFQGLIINKPIEWNVLPTLQEGFEKLKEAPLSFGGPVMQSGLPLSSLTTVSGGSSPEILPGIYFLDQVTTIRRIEELKSANKPADNYWFFLGFSSWGWDQLYHEMAAGAWNLSDDGVRHLNWP; encoded by the exons ATGGGAGATCCTCACCAAACACAATTTCTCTTCTCAGATCCAACTCTATCCCCACATCCTCCTTCTCCTCACTATTCCAT GTTTGAAGAGTTTGGCAATCTGAAATTGATGTATATGCATAGGAATATTGAGAAGATGCTGGCAGATTCCCTTGGTGCTAGTGCTGATGGGATATCAGTGCTTTATTTTCATTATTCCGTGTCTTACAAGTACAGAGGGAGGTTCAATGCCAGGAACATTTTGTCTTCATTGCGTCCTTACATGTTTCTTGCGCCTGAGGAGGTTCCTCTCAAATCCCTCAACACTCCTGAGGATTTGAGAGTCTTCGTCGATTCAACCGATAAGGTTCTGGTTCTTGTTGACTTTTGTGGTTGGACCCCGAAGCTGCTAGCCAAGAGTAGGAAAAATGGAACAGAAAATGGGTTTAGCATGCGAG GTGATCACCTTGGAATGGGCTTTAGCGGAGGGAATGACAAACTTCCAGTATCAAGTGGGAAGACTAACCAGAAGGTGCCTG AGAATCATATGTGCAAGGCGGAACTTGGTATCAATAATGGGTTCTGTGAAGCTCCTGGGCTTGGGGAATCTGCCTCAGTAAATGATGGTCTTCTTGAGGATTCTAAGGATACAACTTTTCATGTTCCATATTCCTGTTCACCTGAACAATTCGAATGGTTTCATTCTTTTTACTTGAAATTCATGACTGCTGTGAGAGAATTCTTTCTGCCTCCAGAACGACATAAATTTGGTCTGGTTTCAGATAAATCAATGCTTTCATCCCTTGGTGTTGATGAATCTGGTTCGTGGTTTGCAGTTCTCTACCAAGCTGGGTGTTCAAGTTGTTCAAAAATTATTAAAGTAGAGGATGACTTGAACTATGTTTTGCAGATGAATAATTATTTTGTCAAAGAG CTGGAAGGTAATGGACATGATCGGGATCCAATTCTACCAGCAAACAAGCCATCAGTACTTTTATTTGTTGATAGATCATCTGACTCCTCTGAGACTAGGGGAAAAAGTAAGGAAGCACTTGATGCTTTTAGAGTATTGGCACAACACTATAATGTTGTGAATCAAGCAGGTAATAATAGCAATGATAATCATGTGAAAGTTTCTATCCAAGATTATCATGAGTGGAAGAGTAAATCTGAGCATCCCAAGTTAAAGTTGTCTATGACAGCTCAGAAGATTAAACTAAAGGAGAAGCTGTCTTCCATCATGCTTCTAAAAGATGGTCAGCAACTTCGTTTGGAAAATATAGCTTCGGATATAAAAGCTAGTTCTTTGAGTGAGATCTTTGGTTACCTTCTCCAGCAAAAGAAGGCTTCAAAACTTAGTTCCCTTGCAAAGGATTTAGGTTTCCAACTTTTATCTGATGATATTGATATCAAGTCAGCAAATGCTGAACAACCACTGTCAGAGTTTcagtcaaatcaaatttcaacagAAACTTCTCAAGAAGGCCATACGGATACTGTAGAGCAGGAAAATGCTCCACATAGATCTGCTATTGAGCTTCAGAACAATCCCAATTTAAATGATCCATCTTCTCAGCATGACGAAGTGAAGCCACCTACTATTGTCTCGAGTAATGATATAAAATATGGGGACTCTGAAGAATCTGTTGGTGATCAAGATCTTTCTGCTGCCAACTTGAAACTGGAAACAGAAGATTCTTCAGATGGGTACACGATCGGGGAAGGAAAGTCTCATTTTATTGGTTTTAATGGTTCTTTTTTCTATTCTGATGGAAATTACCAGTTACTTAAAAGTCTAACTGGGGGTTCTACAATTCCATCTTTGGTTATAGTTGACCCCTTTTGGCAACAACACTATGTTTACCCTGAAGAGGAAACTTTCGACTTTTCTTCAGTGCATGCTTTTCTTTCCGAGTTTCTTAATGGAACCCTGTATCCATATCAGCGGTCAGGACATGTTCTTAAAGGCCAAAGGGAGGCCACCCGTCCTCCATTTGTTAATTTGGATTTTCATGAGCTGGACTCTATACCTAGGATCACGACTTGCACTTTCTCTGAACTTGTTATTGGTTTCAACCTGtctaataaagaaaatgcttCTAATGCATGGAATAAAGATGTGTTGGTCTTGTTTAGCAATAGTTGGTGTGCATTTTGCCAGAGAATGGAAATGGTTGTACGGGAAGTATATTTGGCCATCAAGGACTATGCAAATATGTTGAAGAGTGGATCCCAGGATGTGAAAG AAGGCTTGGATTATGTTACGCTGAAGCTTCCTGAAATCTACTTATTAGATTGTACGTTGAATGACTGTGACTTGATATTGAAGTCAGCAAATCAG GGCGAGGTTTATCCTGCACTGATTTTATTTCCGGCAGAAATCAAGAAAGCTATTCTTTATCAAGGAGATATGGCAGTAATTGATATTATGAAGTTTGTGGCTGACCATGGAAGTAACTTTCATAATCTTATCAAGGAGAAAG CAGTTCTTTGGGTATCTGAGAGGGTAGTGAAGAATCAAGATTTGTATGATACTTTGCAAACTGAAATCCATGAAGAATCACTTCATAAACACAGCAAATATGTTGCAGCCCCAGTTCATGATAACATGGTGGACGAGGTCGTCAGACCTAATGTGATGAATTCACCTGTATCAGATGGATCACATGAAGCATTGTCTCAAGTGATGACTGGTTCAGTGCTAATTGCCACAGAAAAGCTTTCTGGGGTTCAGCCATTTGACAGAGCGAAGATTCTCATCGTGGCAGCTGATCAATTAACCGGATTTCAAGGTCTTATCATTAACAAGCCTATAGAATGGAATGTTCTGCCTACACTCCAAGAAGGATTTGAAAAGCTTAAGGAGGCTCCTCTATCCTTTGGTGGTCCAGTTATGCAATCTGGACTGCCTCTTTCATCTTTAACAACAGTTTCCGGTGGTTCTTCACCCGAAATCCTTCCCGGAATTTACTTTCTTGATCAGGTAACAACAATTCGAAGAATCGAGGAACTAAAGTCAGCAAATAAACCAGCTGATAATTACTGGTTTTTCCTCGGGTTCTCAAGTTGGGGTTGGGACCAGTTATATCATGAAATGGCAGCAGGAGCATGGAACTTGAGTGATGATGGCGTGAGACATTTAAATTGGCCATGA